A single genomic interval of Astyanax mexicanus isolate ESR-SI-001 chromosome 4, AstMex3_surface, whole genome shotgun sequence harbors:
- the LOC103034273 gene encoding calcium homeostasis modulator protein 5: protein MFASGLKPTMDSFNTVLRFLTNQKTTIGYGVMAIATIGSERIFSLFSFQCPCNTQQNFAYGMTYLLGPALVLLTIGLFLSTSLWRLYTGCCLNPMKLCPRGNCIGCISILLRVLVGALVPPIMWLSVALLNGTFYECAVSGLEDKVIVDLFCKHRNNTCKEELAKVPCKTSNLPVAETTELLLMLKAQSQILGWVIIITSVLAGLIGTCYKNCRSQVSYLQLTFWKVYMQKEKDKFDSFAEDYATRLAERNMKSFFENQDPEAFPFPNHTAWEQISSVYTFSNSEQYYSTLQKYVEGPNRDYSSDKTPLQMEHSLE, encoded by the exons ATGTTTGCCTCTGGCTTAAAGCCTACCATGGATTCCTTCAACACTGTGCTGCgctttctgaccaatcagaagaccACTATCGGCTATGGAGTTATGGCTATTGCCACTATTGGCAGTGAAAGGattttctcactcttttccttTCAGTGTCCGTGCAATACTCAGCAGAACTTCGCCTATGGGATGACCTACCTCCTCGGACCGGCTTTGGTGCTGCTAACAATAGGGCTGTTCCTTAGTACTAGCCTGTGGCGACTGTACACAGGCTGTTGTCTGAACCCTATGAAGTTGTGCCCCAGGGGAAACTGCATAGGATGTATTTCCATCCTTCTGAGGGTCCTGGTGGGTGCTCTGGTGCCTCCCATCATGTGGCTGAGTGTGGCCCTGCTTAACGGGACCTTCTATGAGTGTGCGGTCAGTGGGTTGGAGGACAAGGTGATCGTCGACCTTTTTTGCAAGCACAGGAACAACACCTGTAAAGAGGAATTGGCCAAGGTGCCATGCAAAACGTCCAACTTGCCCGTGGCCGAGACAACAGAGCTCCTGCTGATGCTCAAAGCGCAGTCCCAG ATTCTGGGCTGGGTCATCATTATAACATCGGTTCTGGCTGGGCTGATTGGGACCTGCTACAAAAACTGCCGCTCTCAGGTGAGTTACCTGCAGCTCACCTTCTGGAAGGTCTAcatgcagaaagagaaagacaagttTGACTCATTCGCGGAAGACTACGCCACCAGACTGGCGGAGAGGAACATGAAGAGCTTCTTTGAGAACCAGGACCCGGAAGCCTTTCCTTTCCCTAACCATACGGCCTGGGAGCAGATCTCATCCGTGTACACGTTCAGCAACAGCGAGCAGTACTACAGCACGCTGCAGAAATACGTGGAGGGCCCTAATCGGGATTACAGCTCGGATAAGACGCCGCTGCAAATGGAACACAGCCTGGAGTAG